From Salvelinus sp. IW2-2015 linkage group LG33, ASM291031v2, whole genome shotgun sequence, one genomic window encodes:
- the LOC139023547 gene encoding collagen alpha-1(II) chain-like, which produces MGPPGPAGPAGMQGERGRSGPTGPVGKRGESGHIGKAGPQGPMGITGALGFPGSPGIKGQPGPPGARGTGAQQGPRGEAGRVEIGWSYGNSGSNRTEGAAGAKGPSGAPGIQGLTGLLGPAGPPGPQGTTGLPGPKGQLGDLGVPGFKGEAGFKGESGAPGDHGALGPLGEEGKRGERGDAGTSGAAGPNGERGAPGSRGFPGQMGTWSKGVPKVSEDWVGHLGAQGADGDPGRTESQVFQGHGWR; this is translated from the exons ATGGGGCCCCCTGGTCCTGCG gGTCCAGCAGGAATgcaaggggagagaggaaggagtggaCCAACTGGACCTGTG GGGAAACGTGGTGAATCTGGACATATTGGGAAAGCAGGACCACAG GGTCCTATGGGGATCACTGGAGCTCTAGGATTCCCAGGTAGTCCAGGTATAAAG GGGCAACCAGGGCCCCCAGGAGCACGAGGAACAGGGGCCCAGCAAGGACCAAGAGGGGAGGCCGGACGCGTGGAGATTGGCTGGAGCTACGGGAATTCAG GGTCCAACAGGACAGAGGGTGCTGCCGGAGCCAAAGGACCATCC GGAGCTCCAGGTATCCAGGGTCTGACTGGACTGCTTGGACCTGCGGGGCCCCCCGGACCACAGGGAACCACTGGACTGCCCGGGCCTAAGGGCCAACTG GGTGATTTAGGCGTTCCCGGATTCAAAGGAGAGGCTGGATTCAAAGGAGAATCT GGTGCACCTGGTGATCATGGAGCGCTGGGTCCcttgggagaggaggggaagaggggagaacgGGGTGACGCCGGGACTTCAGGCGCCGCTGGACCCAATGGAGAGAGA GGTGCTCCTGGCAGTAGAGGTTTTCCTGGTCAGATGGGTACCTGGTCAAAAGG GGTGCCCAAGGTGAGCGAGGACTGGGTGGGTCATCTTGGTGCACAAGGTGCTGATGGTGACCCAGGACGCACTGAGAGCCAGGTCTTCCAGGGGCACGGGTGGAGATAA